Proteins from a genomic interval of Phlebotomus papatasi isolate M1 chromosome 3, Ppap_2.1, whole genome shotgun sequence:
- the LOC129805552 gene encoding uncharacterized protein LOC129805552: MKEREKQKWTYHPMTDGVKWTEYCAETLDKIWNRIPNFLGHFIATLAIFAFGATLKGEWILIMVHFLRQMGKSVYTGDFEGLEESQENLTFPISWDDLTLERFHLQNWPYFWLSSAIGSYAMYFLIGGFIHWYFYVRRRHKAHEWKIQPDKFLPPNLELDEIFWGSLSLLICSAITGTLACYASNDGPLMKIYYQWDQYGWWWLILQFPAIFIYQDYATYWLHRIYHFPWLYKKFHKLHHQYKQPTAFSVTAIHPVEIVHIQLTLLMPIFLIPLHWAPFYTVVLYSYYHAILDHSGVAFKAFWWQPWQPDASFHDNHHQYFHVNFGFNIKYWDRIHGTQRRKDRVYTEDTFYGVGKGFQEVSEDVLMNDLRERESENPLAYKDNKNEFVLTNKELQNKKLKKK; the protein is encoded by the exons ATGAAGGAACGTGAGAAGCAAAAGTGGACGTACCATCCCATGACGGATGGCGTGAAGTGGACAGAATACTGTGCAGAGACACTTGACAAGATCTGGAACCGAATTCCCAATTTTCTGGGACATTTTATAGCTACATTGGCTATTTTTGCATTTGGAGCTACGCTAAAAGGTGAATGGATTCTCATAATGGTGCATTTCTTGAGACAAATGGGAAAATCTGTGTACACGGGGGATTTTGAGGGTCTGGAGGAGAGCCAGGAAAATCTCACATTTCCTATCAGTTGGGACGATTTGACGCTAGAGAGATTTCATCTACAGAATTGGCCGTATTTCTGGCTATCCTCAGCTATTGGATCCTACGCGATGTATTTCCTAATTGGAGGATTCATTCAC tgGTACTTTTATGTGAGGAGACGCCACAAGGCTCATGAATGGAAGATACAACCTGATAAATTCCTCCCGCCAAATTTGGAACTCGATGAAATCTTTTGGGGAAGCCTATCTTTGCTGATCTGTTCAGCAATTACTGGGACTCTAGCTTGTTATGCTTCAAATGATGGGCCTTTGATGAAAATCTACTACCAGTGGGATCAGTATGGCTGGTGGTGGCTCATTCTACAATTTCCTGCAATTTTTATCTACCAAGATTACGCTACCTACTGGCTACATAGGATTTATCACTTTCCCTGGCTTTACAAGAAATTCCACAAGCTCCATCATCAGTACAAACAGCCAACAGCCTTCTCAGTCACTGCAATTCATCCAGTGGAGATTGTTCACATTCAACTAACCTTGCTAATGCCCATCTTTCTCATTCCTCTTCATTGGG CTCCATTCTACACTGTAGTCCTTTACTCCTATTACCACGCAATCCTGGATCATTCCGGTGTGGCTTTCAAAGCTTTCTGGTGGCAACCATGGCAGCCAGACGCCTCCTTCCATGATAACCATCATCAGTATTTCCACGTGAATTTCGGTTTCAATATAAAGTATTGGGATAGAATTCATGGGACTCAGAGAAGAAAGGATCGTGTGTATACTGAAGATACCTTCTATGGcgtagggaaaggctttcaggaaGTGTCTGAAGATGTTCTTATGAATGACTTACGAGAACGTGAATCAGAAAATCCGCTCGCCTACAAGGACAATAAGAATGAATTTGTACTTACCAATAAAGAACTACAGAATAAGAAGCTAAAGAAAAAATGA
- the LOC129805562 gene encoding proliferating cell nuclear antigen, whose translation MFEARLSSATTLKKVLDAIKDLLNEATFDCNDSGIQLQAMDNSHVSLVSLTLRADGFDKYRCDRNLSMGMNLGSMAKIMKCANNDDTVTMKAQDNADTVVFMFESQNQEKVSDYEMKLMNLDQEHLGIPETDYACIVRMPAMEFARICRDLSQFGESLVICCTKEGVKFSASGDVGSANIKLAQTTSVDKEEEAVIIEMQEPVTLTFACRYLNSFTKATPLTNQVQLSMSMDVPLVVEYRIQDIGHVRYYLAPKIEDDEN comes from the exons atgTTTGAGGCTCGTCTCAGTTCTGCCACGACCCTGAAGAAGGTTCTGGATGCTATTAAGGACCTTCTGAATGAAGCAACATTTGACTGCAATGATTCAGGGATTCAG CTGCAAGCAATGGACAATTCCCATGTTTCCCTCGTCTCCCTGACGCTGAGGGCAGATGGTTTCGACAAGTACAGATGTGACAGGAATCTTTCGATGGGAATGAACCTCGGTAGCATGGCCAAAATCATGAAATGCGCCAACAATGACGATACCGTGACGATGAAAGCTCAGGACAATGCCGACACTGTGGTGTTCATGTTTGAGTCCCAGAACCAGGAAAAGGTGTCTGACTATGAGATGAAGCTCATGAATCTCGACCAGGAGCACTTGGGTATCCCAGAGACTGACTATGCCTGCATTGTTCGGATGCCAGCAATGGAATTTGCTCGAATCTGCCGAGATCTCTCCCAATTCGGAGAGTCTCTGGTGATTTGCTGCACAAAAGAGGGAGTTAAGTTCTCAGCCTCTGGAGACGTAGGATCTGCAAACATCAAACTGGCCCAGACTACGAGTGTGGACAAGGAGGAGGAAGCAGTGATCATTGAAATGCAGGAACCCGTGACTCTGACTTTTGCTTGTCGCTATCTCAATTCATTCACTAAGGCTACTCCTCTTACCAATCAAGTTCAGCTCTCTATGTCCATGGATGTGCCTCTGGTGGTTGAGTATCGCATCCAGGATATCGGACATGTTCGCTACTATTTGGCACCCAAGATTGAGGATGATGAGAACTAA